A single region of the Sulfitobacter geojensis genome encodes:
- the selD gene encoding selenide, water dikinase SelD → MNVVPDTRDLVLVGGGHAHALVLRAWGMDRLAGARVTVINPGPTAPYTGMLPGHVAGHYGRDALEIDLVRLCRHAGARLILDKAVGIDRGRREVHLAGRGPVAYDVASIDVGITAEMDLAGFDAHGIGAKPLDAYAERWRQFLGRAVAGKVAPDVAVIGGGVAGCELAMAMAFALRGASVAARVTVIEAGPQISGMGAAARRKISAAMAALGIEVRVNARVVEVTADRVVLEDQPPVNAGFCVGAAGAFPHGWIAQTDMPQRDGFIEVGPDLGVTGDPALFAVGDCAVMPHAPRPKAGVFAVRAAPVLHHNLRAALTGGRRKTWQPQKHYLKLISLGGKSAMAENFGVSVKGAWLWRWKDRIDRKFMDRLGDLPVMAAPVVAGEVAQGVGEILAAKPLCGGCGAKVGRGVLSGALQGIAPATGDVVTGAGDDAAVLRQPGGGFQVISTDHLRAVVQDPAQMARIAAVHALGDVWAMGAQPQVVLAQIVVPQMSAALQERSLVEITWEAHAVVTAAGAQLVGGHTTMGAELTIGFTVTGTRAEMPLTVAGAQHGDVLILTRPLGSGVILAADMAGQADGRDVAAALAVMGQPQNREAAVLAKVAYAMTDVTGFGLAGHVQAICAASGMDAVLWRDAVPVYAGARALSEAGVSSSLMPSNRADAPVLGTDDPLLFDPQTAGGLLAAVPETQVKAVLAALKAQGCEGHQIGQLSRGSGVLTLR, encoded by the coding sequence ATGAACGTTGTGCCCGATACGCGGGATCTGGTGTTGGTCGGAGGCGGGCATGCGCATGCGTTGGTGTTGCGGGCCTGGGGCATGGACCGGTTGGCGGGGGCGCGGGTGACGGTGATCAATCCGGGGCCGACAGCCCCTTACACAGGGATGTTGCCCGGACATGTGGCGGGTCATTACGGGCGCGACGCGTTGGAGATTGATCTGGTGCGTCTGTGTCGGCATGCGGGCGCGCGGCTGATTCTGGACAAGGCGGTTGGTATAGATCGGGGGCGGCGCGAGGTGCATTTGGCGGGGCGCGGGCCGGTGGCCTATGATGTGGCGTCGATTGATGTTGGTATCACGGCCGAAATGGATCTGGCGGGGTTTGATGCACATGGCATCGGGGCGAAACCGCTGGATGCTTACGCGGAACGGTGGCGGCAGTTTCTGGGGCGCGCGGTCGCGGGGAAGGTTGCACCGGATGTGGCGGTGATTGGCGGCGGCGTGGCGGGCTGCGAATTGGCGATGGCGATGGCGTTTGCCCTGCGCGGTGCCAGTGTGGCGGCGCGGGTGACGGTAATCGAGGCGGGGCCGCAGATTTCGGGCATGGGCGCGGCGGCACGGCGCAAGATATCGGCCGCGATGGCAGCGTTAGGCATCGAGGTTCGGGTCAATGCGCGGGTTGTGGAGGTCACGGCGGACCGGGTGGTGTTGGAAGATCAGCCGCCGGTCAATGCGGGATTTTGCGTCGGTGCGGCGGGCGCGTTTCCGCACGGGTGGATTGCGCAGACGGATATGCCGCAGCGCGACGGGTTTATCGAGGTCGGGCCGGATTTGGGTGTGACGGGGGATCCTGCGTTGTTTGCGGTGGGCGATTGTGCGGTCATGCCACATGCGCCAAGGCCCAAGGCCGGCGTGTTTGCGGTGCGTGCGGCCCCCGTGTTGCATCACAATCTGCGTGCCGCTTTGACAGGGGGGCGGCGAAAGACGTGGCAGCCCCAAAAGCATTACCTCAAGCTGATATCGCTGGGCGGGAAATCTGCGATGGCCGAGAATTTCGGCGTGAGCGTGAAGGGCGCGTGGCTGTGGCGGTGGAAGGACCGGATTGACCGGAAATTCATGGACAGGCTTGGGGATTTGCCGGTCATGGCGGCCCCTGTTGTGGCGGGCGAGGTCGCGCAAGGGGTTGGCGAAATACTGGCCGCCAAGCCGCTGTGTGGCGGTTGCGGTGCCAAAGTCGGGCGGGGTGTTTTGTCCGGGGCCTTGCAGGGTATTGCCCCGGCAACGGGGGATGTGGTGACTGGCGCGGGGGATGATGCGGCGGTGTTGCGCCAGCCGGGCGGCGGGTTTCAAGTGATCAGCACCGATCACTTGCGTGCGGTGGTGCAAGATCCGGCGCAGATGGCGCGGATCGCGGCGGTACATGCCTTGGGCGATGTCTGGGCGATGGGGGCGCAGCCGCAGGTGGTTCTGGCACAAATCGTGGTGCCGCAGATGTCCGCGGCTTTGCAGGAGCGTAGTTTGGTGGAGATCACGTGGGAGGCCCACGCCGTGGTGACGGCGGCAGGCGCGCAGCTGGTGGGCGGGCATACGACGATGGGGGCGGAGCTGACCATCGGGTTTACGGTGACTGGCACGCGGGCAGAGATGCCGCTGACGGTCGCGGGCGCGCAGCACGGGGATGTGTTGATCCTGACGCGGCCCCTCGGGTCGGGGGTGATTTTGGCGGCGGATATGGCGGGGCAGGCAGATGGACGCGATGTGGCTGCGGCATTGGCCGTGATGGGCCAGCCGCAAAACCGGGAGGCCGCTGTGCTGGCAAAGGTCGCATATGCGATGACGGATGTGACCGGTTTTGGTTTGGCGGGGCATGTGCAGGCGATTTGTGCCGCATCGGGGATGGATGCGGTTTTATGGCGCGACGCGGTGCCGGTTTATGCGGGGGCGCGGGCGTTATCGGAGGCGGGGGTATCGTCAAGTCTGATGCCGTCCAACCGCGCGGATGCGCCGGTTTTGGGGACGGATGATCCGTTGCTGTTCGATCCGCAGACGGCAGGCGGTCTATTGGCAGCGGTGCCCGAGACGCAGGTCAAGGCGGTGTTGGCCGCGTTGAAGGCGCAGGGTTGTGAGGGCCATCAGATCGGACAGCTGTCGCGGGGCAGTGGTGTTTTGACGCTTAGGTAA
- a CDS encoding DEAD/DEAH box helicase, with amino-acid sequence MIQTIADALEAQGYETLTAVQQAVTDEALNGKDLLVSAQTGSGKTVAFGLAIAPTLLQDELRFGPASSPLALVIAPTRELAMQVARELSWLYAKAGAIVTTCVGGMDQRTERRALDRGAHIVVATPGRLCDHIKRNNIDLSELRAVILDEADEMLDMGFREELEFILSEAPEDRRTLLFSATVPAPIAKLAKSYQKDAQRIATVGEAKQHADIEYRALQIHPRDTENAIINVLRFYEAKNAIVFCNTRAAVARLTTKFTNRGFSVVALSGELSQSERTNALQALRDGRARVCIATDVAARGIDLPNLELVIHADLPSNADTLLHRSGRTGRAGRKGVSALIVPAKMKTKASRLLGWAKLSATWGAAPSAAEVMAADEERLLSDEAWSTPAPDDAAGFVTSLTEKFSAEQLATAFVNLYRARASAPEDLTDPGTKDDRPRPSFGPSVWFSVSTGRADGAEPRTLLPMLCNKGDLTKDDVGAIRVQQDHSFVEILASSADKFMNALGPDRVVEAGAIVTKLDKAPDLPRGRPDRGPRPDRGPRPDRGPKPAHRKSNFDPDAAPAPRKPRPAAADGYASEPRAEKPKFDKPKHKHADKPKGERPPKSHKTERSPMKPGAAPKPKSNGDAPGKPKAKAVWKKDGPKADAPRGAKPKGGKPFKAREDAPAGAKSYKRASDPSKRFTPPNKMGKPGGKPKNKGGATTPRRGK; translated from the coding sequence GTGATCCAGACAATCGCAGATGCGCTTGAAGCGCAAGGCTATGAAACATTAACAGCTGTCCAGCAGGCCGTCACCGACGAAGCGCTGAATGGCAAGGACCTGCTGGTTTCCGCGCAAACCGGTTCGGGCAAAACAGTCGCCTTCGGCCTCGCCATTGCGCCCACTCTTTTACAGGACGAACTGCGCTTCGGTCCCGCGTCCTCCCCGCTTGCGCTGGTGATCGCCCCGACCCGCGAACTGGCCATGCAGGTCGCCCGCGAACTCAGCTGGCTTTATGCCAAGGCCGGTGCAATCGTGACAACCTGCGTCGGCGGCATGGACCAGCGCACCGAACGCCGCGCGCTTGACCGGGGCGCACATATCGTTGTCGCCACGCCCGGCCGTCTGTGTGACCACATCAAACGCAACAACATCGACCTCAGCGAATTGCGTGCCGTGATCCTCGATGAAGCGGATGAAATGCTCGACATGGGGTTCCGCGAAGAGCTGGAATTCATCCTCTCCGAAGCCCCCGAAGACCGCCGCACCCTGTTGTTCTCTGCCACGGTACCGGCCCCCATCGCAAAGCTCGCGAAATCCTATCAAAAGGACGCGCAGCGGATCGCAACCGTGGGCGAGGCGAAACAGCACGCCGATATCGAATACCGCGCCTTGCAAATCCACCCGCGTGATACCGAAAACGCCATCATCAACGTGCTGCGCTTTTACGAGGCCAAGAACGCCATCGTCTTTTGCAACACCCGTGCCGCTGTGGCACGCCTGACCACCAAGTTCACCAACCGCGGTTTTTCCGTTGTGGCGCTCTCTGGTGAACTGTCGCAATCCGAACGCACCAACGCCTTGCAAGCCCTGCGCGATGGCCGCGCCCGCGTCTGTATCGCCACCGATGTTGCCGCACGCGGCATTGACCTGCCCAACCTCGAACTGGTGATCCACGCCGATCTGCCGTCAAACGCCGACACGTTGTTGCACCGCTCGGGCCGCACGGGCCGCGCAGGACGCAAGGGGGTGTCGGCCCTGATCGTTCCGGCCAAAATGAAAACCAAGGCCAGCCGCCTGCTCGGCTGGGCCAAGCTGTCCGCGACTTGGGGCGCAGCCCCCTCTGCCGCCGAAGTCATGGCCGCCGACGAGGAACGCCTGTTGTCAGACGAGGCATGGTCCACGCCCGCGCCCGATGATGCCGCCGGTTTCGTGACCTCCCTGACCGAAAAATTCAGCGCCGAACAGCTGGCCACCGCTTTCGTCAACCTCTACCGCGCCCGCGCTTCCGCCCCCGAAGATCTGACCGATCCCGGCACCAAGGACGATCGCCCGCGCCCCAGTTTCGGGCCCTCGGTCTGGTTCTCGGTCTCGACCGGTCGCGCGGATGGCGCGGAACCGCGCACCCTGCTTCCGATGCTGTGCAACAAGGGCGACCTGACCAAAGACGACGTCGGTGCGATCCGTGTCCAGCAGGACCACAGCTTTGTCGAAATCCTTGCGTCTTCTGCGGATAAATTCATGAACGCCCTCGGCCCCGACCGCGTGGTCGAAGCGGGTGCGATCGTGACCAAGCTCGACAAGGCCCCTGATCTGCCACGCGGCCGGCCCGACCGTGGCCCCCGCCCTGATCGCGGCCCGCGTCCTGATCGTGGCCCGAAACCGGCACACCGCAAATCGAACTTTGACCCGGATGCAGCACCGGCACCGCGCAAACCGCGCCCCGCCGCAGCGGATGGTTATGCAAGCGAGCCGCGCGCGGAAAAGCCCAAGTTCGACAAGCCGAAACACAAGCATGCGGACAAGCCAAAAGGCGAGCGTCCCCCAAAGTCTCACAAGACCGAACGCAGCCCGATGAAACCCGGTGCCGCGCCGAAACCAAAATCAAACGGCGACGCACCGGGCAAACCCAAGGCCAAAGCGGTCTGGAAAAAGGACGGCCCAAAAGCCGACGCACCACGGGGGGCCAAGCCCAAGGGCGGCAAACCCTTCAAGGCCCGCGAAGATGCGCCAGCGGGTGCCAAAAGCTACAAACGTGCGTCTGATCCGTCAAAACGGTTCACCCCGCCGAACAAGATGGGCAAGCCGGGCGGCAAACCCAAGAACAAGGGCGGGGCAACCACGCCGCGTCGGGGCAAGTAA
- the mnmH gene encoding tRNA 2-selenouridine(34) synthase MnmH produces MTPFTLTSLTTLQTLKADTIIDVRAPVEFAQDHMPGAINLPVLTDSERALVGTIYAQESPFNARRIGGALVAQNTANHLQNALSGKDGGWQPLVYCWRGGQRSNAFATILDQVGWRVQLLKGGYRSYRRAVVQTLYDTPLPHRLMLIEGGTGTAKTALLHHLSQCGAQVLDLEAMAEHRGSLFGAISTPQPAQRMFESRVARALTPLDPNRLTFVEAESSKIGQRIIPPSLWTRMGDAPRITINAPLSARADFLCRAYADLTRNAAQLGNLIDLLRPYHPAGRIAKWQAQAQAADWQALAAGLIGEHYDPRYTKSAAASASPIAQIEMPDLDEKTLIETAKDLIARFT; encoded by the coding sequence ATGACCCCCTTCACCCTGACGTCCCTGACCACGCTTCAAACGCTGAAGGCAGACACCATCATCGATGTGCGCGCGCCGGTCGAATTCGCACAGGACCATATGCCCGGTGCCATCAACCTGCCCGTGCTGACAGACAGCGAACGTGCCTTGGTCGGCACCATTTATGCGCAGGAAAGCCCCTTTAACGCCCGCAGGATCGGCGGTGCGCTCGTGGCACAAAACACGGCCAACCATTTGCAGAACGCCCTCTCGGGCAAGGACGGCGGCTGGCAACCGCTGGTCTATTGCTGGCGGGGCGGACAACGCTCTAACGCTTTTGCAACGATCCTTGATCAGGTCGGCTGGCGGGTGCAACTGCTGAAGGGCGGGTATCGCAGCTATCGGCGCGCTGTCGTGCAAACGCTTTATGACACGCCCCTGCCCCACCGGCTGATGCTGATCGAGGGGGGCACCGGCACGGCCAAAACCGCCCTTTTGCATCACCTGTCGCAATGCGGCGCACAGGTGCTTGACCTTGAAGCCATGGCAGAACATCGCGGATCGCTGTTCGGGGCCATCTCCACACCGCAACCGGCCCAACGCATGTTCGAAAGCCGCGTCGCCCGTGCACTTACCCCGCTTGATCCGAACAGGCTTACCTTCGTCGAGGCCGAAAGCAGCAAGATCGGCCAACGCATCATCCCGCCCTCCCTCTGGACGCGCATGGGCGATGCCCCCCGCATCACGATCAACGCACCGCTTTCAGCGCGCGCGGATTTCCTGTGCCGCGCCTACGCCGACCTGACACGGAATGCCGCGCAGCTTGGCAATCTGATTGACCTGTTGCGGCCCTATCATCCCGCCGGCCGCATCGCGAAATGGCAGGCTCAGGCGCAGGCCGCCGATTGGCAGGCCCTCGCCGCAGGGCTGATCGGCGAACACTATGACCCGCGCTATACCAAATCCGCCGCTGCCAGTGCCTCGCCCATAGCGCAAATCGAAATGCCTGATCTTGACGAAAAGACGTTGATCGAAACCGCCAAAGACCTGATCGCGCGCTTTACCTAA
- a CDS encoding MarR family winged helix-turn-helix transcriptional regulator, with protein sequence MSDDFQVGLDGLDAVRKHPDVRSIEDVITFRLQRLVAIGERAGHDWSQRMFDLSLNEWRLLALVKGRAPARAGGLADLLVMDKSQTSRVTKSLLNKGLIRSFPDPDDGRAVALEPTPEGVVLYRRVFAEVMRSNERVLDVLTHQEVQMLDEILGKLIEHSSDLLEARMGRPLNR encoded by the coding sequence ATGTCAGATGATTTTCAAGTGGGGTTGGACGGGCTGGACGCGGTACGAAAGCACCCGGACGTGCGCAGTATCGAAGATGTAATCACTTTCCGGTTGCAGCGCCTTGTCGCCATTGGCGAACGGGCCGGGCATGACTGGTCCCAGCGGATGTTTGATCTGAGTTTGAATGAATGGCGGTTGCTGGCTTTGGTCAAAGGGCGTGCACCGGCGCGTGCTGGCGGGTTGGCAGATTTGTTGGTGATGGACAAAAGCCAGACGAGCCGTGTGACGAAATCTTTGTTGAACAAGGGGCTGATCCGCAGTTTCCCTGATCCTGATGACGGGCGGGCAGTGGCGTTGGAGCCGACGCCAGAGGGCGTTGTGCTGTACCGGCGGGTGTTCGCGGAAGTCATGCGCAGCAACGAGCGCGTGCTTGATGTGTTGACCCATCAAGAGGTGCAGATGCTTGATGAAATTCTGGGCAAACTGATCGAGCACAGCAGTGACTTACTGGAGGCCCGGATGGGGCGTCCGCTGAACCGCTAG
- a CDS encoding ABC transporter permease yields the protein MIPLIIYVLIFVVAFVVVTKVVEGRGTKDYTSLKTVTFGDESAVKPNRAAGIISILTIFLMWGMFTGSSLLPSFLHAPAPFVGTTTFTYTAQVEGQAPDDATVTVIVHPRGEPVDAPEIEPGEGFAKNDSIAIAQWRTGLVAVDRNDELTKKDGARVIAINGKKIAPGQTVATDNGSVTLSDKGTPNFEPAKGWQMQPLYLPSPEEVWTRSVQIASEGFRNFTLLQHLGYSLFRVIVGFLLGAVVGIPLGYAMGLSNWFRGWFDPIVEFMRPVPPLALIPLVIIWFGIGEGGKIILLFLAALWIMAIAARSGVSGVKISKVHAAYSLGASKWQIMRYVIIPNSLPEIFTGARVAMGVCWGTVVAAELVAAEQGAGMMIMTASKFQNTDIVIMGIILIGVIGFGIDMLMRAAERFLVPWKGKG from the coding sequence ATGATTCCTCTGATCATCTATGTGCTTATTTTTGTTGTGGCATTCGTTGTCGTGACCAAGGTGGTCGAGGGCCGCGGCACCAAAGACTATACCTCGCTCAAGACGGTGACGTTTGGCGACGAAAGCGCGGTAAAGCCCAATCGCGCCGCGGGGATCATTTCGATCCTGACGATTTTCCTGATGTGGGGGATGTTCACGGGATCAAGCCTGCTGCCCAGCTTCCTGCATGCGCCGGCGCCCTTTGTGGGCACCACGACGTTCACTTACACAGCACAGGTCGAAGGGCAGGCACCGGATGACGCGACGGTCACAGTGATCGTACATCCGCGCGGGGAACCTGTGGATGCGCCCGAGATCGAGCCCGGAGAAGGGTTTGCCAAGAACGATTCCATTGCGATTGCGCAGTGGCGCACAGGGCTGGTTGCTGTCGACAGGAATGACGAGCTGACCAAAAAGGACGGCGCGCGGGTGATTGCGATCAACGGCAAAAAGATTGCGCCCGGTCAAACGGTGGCGACAGACAACGGTTCGGTAACTTTGTCCGACAAGGGCACGCCGAACTTTGAGCCTGCCAAGGGATGGCAGATGCAACCGCTGTATTTGCCCTCGCCGGAGGAGGTCTGGACCCGTTCGGTGCAGATCGCATCGGAAGGGTTTCGTAATTTTACCCTGTTGCAGCATCTGGGATATTCGCTGTTTCGGGTGATCGTCGGCTTTTTGCTGGGGGCTGTTGTCGGCATTCCATTGGGATACGCGATGGGGCTTAGCAACTGGTTCCGCGGTTGGTTTGATCCGATCGTTGAATTCATGCGCCCCGTGCCCCCGCTGGCGCTGATCCCACTGGTGATCATCTGGTTCGGCATTGGCGAGGGCGGCAAGATCATCCTGTTGTTCCTTGCGGCGCTCTGGATCATGGCGATTGCAGCACGCTCAGGCGTGTCTGGCGTGAAGATTTCCAAAGTGCATGCGGCCTATTCACTGGGGGCAAGCAAATGGCAGATCATGCGCTATGTCATCATCCCCAACTCCCTGCCCGAGATATTCACCGGTGCGCGGGTCGCGATGGGGGTTTGTTGGGGCACGGTTGTTGCGGCGGAACTGGTCGCGGCGGAACAGGGGGCCGGTATGATGATCATGACTGCGTCAAAGTTCCAGAACACGGATATCGTGATCATGGGGATCATTCTGATCGGTGTGATCGGTTTTGGTATCGACATGCTGATGCGGGCCGCCGAGCGGTTTCTGGTCCCTTGGAAGGGCAAGGGGTAA